AAATTTGAATGATTTCGTAGACAAAATATTTCAGTTCATGTCATGGAATATCGATAGAAATATTGTCAAGCATGGACaaataagaatatttataaGGGTGTCTTTGAAAATGCGATACAAACCgtgtttctaaaaattttaattttatatttgtttaaaataatttttttatatattttcatatcgttttgatgtactgttgtaaaaaataattttttaaaaataaaaaacttcattttaatatatttttaagcgaAAAGTACTTTGAACCGTCATGATTACCTCAATCCCAAACATGCGTTAAAACGAGCAAAGAAGGAATTTATACTGTTAGAAGCTGCAGCTAGGCATTAGATGGAGTTGTTTTCCCAGGAGAAGGTAAGTGAAAAGCTAATATATGGACAAGCATGGCCCCTCCAAAAACTAGAAATATTGTGATGGTTAGCAATGAAACAATAACATGGCTCGAAGCAATTTATGGCCAGAAGAAATCTAATCAGTAAGGATGCAGCAACATGTCCTTTCTGCGGCAGACATTGCTCCTGGTGTTTCTGGTCTAAAATAATTCAATGGTGAGAAATCTCAACCAGTTTTTTACAATCTCTTGAAGATTTCTACAATCTTCAAGAGATTCTTTGCATGGAAGTTAGTTTTCTTTGCAATTTTGTGACTATGTGGTTGGCAAGGAATAACCTAGCGTTCAATGATGTGCAGCCGAATTAGCCATCTCTCGTTCAATTGTTAATGCATAGAATTTCAGTATGGATTAAGAAGATAGAAGGAAATTTTAGATATATAGGAATTTCAGTatctcttttcaattttacatGTATAGGATCAGAAGGTATTAGAAATCTTACCATTTCCTGGCAATGTTGGTCATCTCAATTCTAAGTTGGGTTGTCTTAGCTTCAACCTGTTCCAATCATAGACAACTAGTGATTACTAGCTCAATTCGAATTTTGTGGCCCCAACGGTTAAGACATTACGGTCTGCTTGTATATCCTCAATTGTAGTGTTGGAAATACGGTAAATCCGATTTTTATTGGGTCCATTGGTAGACTAAtttccaaatataaattaagattgaGTTTTATATGGGTCAAAAGATTATTCTTGTATCTATAAAGTAATTGAGTGTTATATGTTTCAGTTGGTAGtggaaaaaatagttattttttgttggtaaatGTCACCCTAATGTACcagcataattttttattggtatttttatttgtgttatagTTTTCTGATAGTGCTTTTACTTTCTTATTTTCAGATTTCTTAGTattatttaggatttttatttctttttcattatcttttaaatttgttaatttctttAAGTTGGTTTTAGGGTTTACCTAAGGAATTGTAAACCTCTTAAAGAGATAaattacttgaaaagaaaatattagtgataaaattttaaattaaaatttatatgtgaTGATCatatttaacatgattttatgtaatttatctttattatatttcttgtgTTGTTTTCATCGATGTCATGTACTTATGTTTGGATTTGTAGTTTATTACAACTAattaacattatatttattgagtgaatttttctatattaacaGGCCAATAACAACTATGATGCgttttcaataatataaaaaaacatggattttCATTTCCGAagtcaatttcttttaaaaaaatagtacatGAGGAAAATTAATTTCCTAAAcccaaagaaattaattttcctGTTTATTTGTGCCGAAATTGATGGCAGGAATTGgatttaacaaaatataaacagTGGCTTGATGCTAAAATGTTGGTAggaaacacaaaaaatcatgaaattaacaCAACAGAAAAATCCTACTTGAATCTTTCCTGATCCTGCCAGGTGAGGAAAATCTAAACTGAAGAGAACCTGACAGAGGCCCATTTTCTTGCTCCTAAACCCTAGCATTCCACCAAACACAATGTATTAACTTGCCACGTCAGGCTGCTATCCTGTCCAGTAGCCAATGAGACAGTGAACATTTACCTGGCAGTATAGTCTTTCTACGTGCCCATCAAATGCCACAGATTCCGTGTGCCAAACAAAACCCCATGTCAGACATGTATAGATTCAGAGATCTGCTCTTCTGATCATAATCTATCATCTATTTCGTTATATATCAGTATAGATTTCATATATAACATCCAATTGTGggttctctttatttatttatatatatatatatttttaaaaattttagtttgtatGCGTTAGGTACAAaatcaaatggtttttttttcaaaaaaaaatcaagcttaattatattttgattggtGTTGATTTTCCAGATAATGAAGATCGTAGTTTCATTTCTAGTTTTCGTGTTTtagctttcattttttattcaatttgaagaTTGTTAAGGTAGAAGACTTGtgaaaactaattaatatagAGAGATATGTTTGTACCAAAAATTTAACCTATTCAAACTAAcatgaaaatgaatatattcCAGATGGACATGTCCGAGTCGGAGGAGACCAGTCAAGTTCAGGAGATAAGCAGTGATGAAGAAATGATGCGTCCTGATATCACCGATGAGAGCTCAGTCAATGGTGATGGTTATAGTACTGATAGTGATTATAGTGAAATTGATGATACTGAAAATACGGAGAGGTGAGTTGTTAATGGAGATGTTGCTACCTGCgatttgaccattttattttgatggtaaagagttttttttcttcttcttctttttgatcAGTTCGGTTGAAGGGTTAGAGGAGATGAAGAGAACTACAGACGAGGAATTAGGGTttgatcatgaaataaatccaCAGGTAACTAGTCTTGCAAGATATATATGTGATTAATAACCTATCTGGAGATATTCATTATGACTAATTAAGATTTGCATGACATTTTCTAAAGTAACAGAAGAAAGGGTATGacatttttaatgaaaagcCCTAAAAAATCAAGCAAGTCCAATACCATTCTAGgatgaaaaacatatatataaaggcATCTTGTGCTAGCACtgtcattgatttttcttgtggGGATTAATTTCTATAACATTCTATGATAGTAAATCTTGATCTCTAGCATATTTTGATGTTTTCCCCCCTTTCCTTTAATCCCTTTCTTGGGTTGGGAGGGTTCATAAAAAGAGATGTTCTTAAGATTTCTTTAGGGTTTATATATGGTGTCAAAGCTTAATTTTGTacttcattgatgattttttttggagATTGATTTTAGCTTTGACTTACAGGATGATAACATGATCCAAAATAATGGATATGTTCCATTCAATTCAGATAATTGTCAGTCCCCTCAGATTTCTCCTCGAAGTGAGGTTGAGTCCGTGTCATTCACAAACATGCCTTTGGAAATAAATGATCGAGCTAGTGACCTTTTAATGGCAGTCTCAGTTGGTTCTGatgcaaacaagaaaaaaatcaatgagatGGCTGTTTCAGCCATGGACGAGCTAGTAAGAAAGTCCCTTGCAGGAGAACCTCTATGGCAGCACCGACAAGATTGTGACCTTGAGACTCTAAATGAAGGAGAATATATAAGAGAATTCCGTCCATTTGATGCAAGTCTAGGAGAGCTAATGAGAATAATTGAGATGGAAGATCCTCAAAATCTTGCAAACTTATATGAGAGCAATGCAAACACTAATGGAACTCAACACAAACCTATGTTTCAGCAAGATGCTGAAAAAAATTTCCTTCAAACTGAAGCTTCACGACATATAGGGTTTGTTCGTATGGATGCTACCAGCCTTGTCGAGTGCCTCATGGATGTGGTAgggtttctttcttctctctctgcTTAAGTATTTAAACATTAACTCATTTAATCTAATGATGTTATCAAGTTTGGAACACAAAggataattgtttttcttattttgataaaCAGAAGCAATGGTCATCAGTTTTTTCTAATATCGTCTCAAGAACAACTGTACTTGGAGTCTTGTCAAGAGGAGTAGCTGGGAACTATAACGAAACGTTACAAGTGGTAATTTAGTTCATCAAGCTGTTTCAGTATCATCATCCCCTTATATTAGTGAAATGGATTCTAAATGCCAATGGAATGCAATATTGTTGATTTCATTAGTTAGAATTGAGTTCATACTTGCAATGGGAGCTTCTATACTACACCATGAAACGTAAATAATCGCAAGGAGTCTTCAAGTATCATTGGATGTTCGATGAAACTAGTAAACTGTCTGGAAATTATACTGATagattcaacaaaacaaaaaaaattgtttacagGTACCCTTGGatactttaatgttttttttaggaatCTTCAAGTAACTCAAGCATTGATTGCGAATAATACCCTTATGATCTGTTGCAATTATATGTATTGGTATGTGGGGGACAGTGTAGTTCTTCCAACCAACAAAATGTGCATATGAATAATCGATTTCATAAGATGTTCTCAATGCAATGCTTTACAGATGAAGGCAGAGTTTCATATGCCTACACCACTTGTTAATATTCGAGAGAGTCAGTTTGCAAGGTATTGTAAGCAGATAGGGCCTGGAACTTGGGGAGTTGTTGATGTATCCTTGGACAGTCTATTCCCTTATCCACTAGTAATTTTTCGGAGAAGACCATCAGGTTGTTTAATCGTAGAAATGCCGGATGGATACTCTAAGGTGATTACATGTGCCAATTGGAAAAACATCCCTTTCTGTAGTTTTACTTGAATTAAGCCTCctattaattatatttccaTGTTCTTGTCTTCATCAAATTCTGCAGGTTATTTGGGTTGAGCATGTGGAAGTCGACAATAAATTTGTCCATAGAATGTTTTGGCCAATTGTTCTTCCTGGTTTTGCATTTAGCGCCATGCGTTGGGTTGCCAGCATAGTCCGACATTGTGAGCCAGTTGGGAATATAATCTCTAATTCCTTTGACAGTGGTAAGaacatttcattttcttctgaCTTTAAGCAACATATATATTGGTTAACCTGTTACAGTTTTGGTTTGATATTGCACAGCAACAATACCCCGAAATGGGAAAACAAGTGTGTTGAGGCTGGCTCGTAGAATGATGAGAAGCTTTTATCATGACAACAGTGCTTCTACTGACAATTTGTGGGTCCGAATATATCTATGTGATGGTGGTGATTTTAGGTTAATGATTAAGACTATTTATGCCCTCAATGGAAGCCCTAGTTCGACTTTAGTTTTCACAACATCTCTTTGGGTTCCAGCTCCACCAAAGAGAGTCTTTGATTTTCTTCGCCATGGGGATTCTAGAAACAAGGTATCCATGATGCTTAAACTTTAAAGCATCGTTTCCCTTTGATGATGATTGTTCAATTTCTGCCTTCTTTCCTCGTAAAATAAACGTATCCAAGTTAAACAAGCAGGGACTGCTATGAAATAATTAGAGGAAGTTTCGAACGAGGATTCATTTATGGATACCTCTTTAGCGTGTCCGCCGATTTTAGAAAGGAAACTAAATGGATCAGATcgatttaattaattgttagcACTACTTACTTCTGATTCATCTCGCTATAAATCATCTGTATCCCACACTGTTTTAGCATTATCGTTCAGATAGTTTTCATTATACTTAAAGCTAGTCTGGCATCAAATATTTTGGTAGAGTTTGATTACTGTCTTGAGTCAAGAAAGACTTCCAGGAAAAATAGGAAATGTCACGTCCTTCCTGTTCTAAAAGAACCAAAATTCACTGCAAAAATGTcttggatatttatttttaagtatctattttcatttttatctctaCAACTTTCTATCTCTTCTGTATTCTATATAAGGACACTAAACAAGCACAACCTCAAAGAACATTTGAACAACACCTATGTATCTTACATAAATATGAATAGCAGAAGTGGTCTTTTGACATTGAATGTCTTACAGCAATGCATTAGTGCTATGGCATTAGCATCATGTTTCCTCCTCAAGTATGCTAGATTTGCAAGTAGAATTGTTATCTGCGCTGGCTTTTCATGCAGTGGGATTTGCTTGCCCGTGGATACGCAGTTCAAGAGATTATGCATATCATCAAGGGAGAAAGTCCGGAAAACCGTGTGTCTATCGTGCAAGTGAATGTAAGTTgccacttttttctttcttattcaaATATGCTATAAACATATCCAAAATTTCAACTATATGAACCGCAcattaacaaagaaaagatTTCTTGATTATGCAGTCTGCTCCGAACCAGATAGAAATCTTGTACTTGCAAGAAAGTTACAGCCATCCAACTGGATCCTATGTTGTTTATGCTCCAATAGACATTCTTACTATGGGCATGATGCTGGGTGGTGGAAATTCAGATCTTGTTAATATTTTGCCATCAGGTTTTGTGATACATCCTGATGGACCACTAAGGAATGGAGAGGAAACTAGAGGAAGTCTTCTCACCCTTGCCTTTCACATTATGGATGGTTCATCCACGGAGGACTATCTTCCTGCTGCTGATTCTGTTAATACCATTCAGAAAATCCTCACAGAAACTGCAACTTTGATCAAGACAGCTCTTTTATCTGACAATCTATAAAACAGTTCACCATCCGGCCGGCACACATAAATTGAAACGCGTAACTATCCACACTGTCGGTAAGGGTTAATATAGCTGACTTTTGGATAATTAACTGATCATCCaaatttttaatgtttcaagTTCTTTGAACCCCTCTTAGGGCCTAGGATGTTATGAAACTATCTATATATGTGGTATGTACGGCTAGCTAGGGTTCGTCGTAATTGCAATTCTGATTCCCTATATAAGGATTTGCACTAATGATTAAACTGTCTAAAGAAATACATGAGGTTATAAACGGCTACTGATTCTGAAAGAATATATGAACTAGGGTTTATCAAAGCAACCACATATGATTTGGAACAGCAATGATCAGTGCACAGTTGGATTTGAATTCATGATCATTCCTCCCTTCTTGCCATTATACTGTTTCACTTGGAACAGTCAACAAATTCCTTTATGTTCGGCTTCTTTAGTGCACTTGATTGGTAATTTTCCACTACAAAGGGCATAGTTCATGGGCGTATACAAGGAACTTGTCATAAAATACATACATCTGATGGAGTTTACAGAAAACTAGCCATGATTCTTAATCTTTGGTGCCGTTTGGCTGACCTTTCTTAGCAATTGCCACTGTGACTTGTACCGAGATTACATCTATATGCATTTGAATCCGTGTCAAAAAGTACTCGAGTGACATTCTACGCATGCTACCAAAACACATTATATTCAGTTGAAATCATTCATGTCATGGTGGATGATCGATACTAGTATATTTTCCTTCTGCCCGTTCCAactttttgacaaaaataaaaatttgatttctagTATTTATACTAAATATCGTGCTCCTGTTGCAGTGGAAAAGAAAGGGAGAAAAATGTTGTTGTTACTTAATTTTTGACCcaccttttttataaaatttttggaaaatccaaaaatagcgaaaaacaatgaaaaatctaaaaaatatgtttttaatatattttgcatcgtttttagtattttcaacgttgtctaaaaatgaattttaattttcaaagatttttggaacgcgttcaacttttcacgcgtcatcttaaaatcattgattttccgcattgactcgacgttgatattgcttgttttcaaaaaatacaaaaaattaagaaagaatcaaatttgcaaaaaaaaaaaagttgagggaccaatttgcaaaacctagcaacattttacctataaatagtaGTCTTCTCAACACATTTTAGGGGTGGTCATTTGGTAATTTTGGAAGGAGGGaaccaaaaacacaaagaaaaaccctaaaagcttagcttttttttttcttctcagccGCCAGGCCGGCACCTCCCCAGTACCCCTCATcagattttttccttcttctcgcCAGCGAAGGGCTGAGCCTCAGCCCTTCCACAACCACTCTCTTCTCAACTTCAGGTCCCCCCTCTGAtttattcccccccccccccccgaggCTGTTGATTTTCGGTCCCCATAGACCTGcattttccttctcttccccCCGATCTGTCCTTCTTTCTCTCTTGAACCGGCCGGCCGCTACCCCCTCTCCTCCTCTCAACAGCAGCACCTCCACCGAAACCACAGTCCCCATACGGCGGCGCCCCCCGAAGCCAACCACTACTCATCCTCTTCCTTCTCTCAGCCTCCCCGCTCAACAGCTGCTCTCTTCTCCACAACGAAGTCAGCCGAGCAGACGACAACAGCAGCAAAGTCTTCGATCCAGCCATCCACACGGGCGTTCTGTCGGCGGCGCGTGCAACGAAACCCGGCCTCGGATCCAGCAGCCCAAGCAAGGCAGAACTGGCCGACCACAAGACGCAGACACCTTGGCCTCAGAGCCATTCGCCAcctaaagaagaaaagaatagaaaaccaaaagaaaagacagAAGAGAGTAGATCTGGAAAAAGGAGGAAGAACCGATACTttgctttgtgtttttcttcttttgcaggaGATGTTTCTCCTCACTGCCAGTGTAGGAGAGAAGAGGAATCAGAGACAAGCCGGATCCACCGGTTGCCCCATTTTGTCTGCGACGGCATGGACCAGACGCGCCGGCACTGTTCCGGCGGCAGAAGGCTATCCCTGTAATTTCAGTTGgtttttgggttaatttttgtaattgtaaaattgtttaatgtaatatttgtgtaattttgagtttttttttttatagtttgtattttatgtaaatgtgtatgtaaaagaaaaaaaaagaaaagaaaagaaagagagtgataaaaaaaaaaaatgtttgtgtgtgcttgtaatttatttgtttatgtatgttattgaaataaaaaaaatgaatttaatttatatgcacaaatatctaaagaacagataaaaatcatgttgtattttccataaaaatatagaacatggatctacatatattctgggaactaataactgatttatcaaagccttagaattgagttaaaattttatttttaaaatcacatcaagtccacgaagcttgaaagtgaacgtggtgtgtatttttgtttatgaatgttttttttattatgataaaattgcaagaataaagaagaatttaatattctgattttatcacggataaagaattatgaacttacatgtaagttgtatttttctaaaattcgatgaaagaacagaatttttaaaacttctttaaacacatcaagtccacaaagcagcttacctcaggtagggtacgttaggggtgctaataccttctctaaccacaaccagtcccttccccgcgatctctgacaagaccagtacatcaggtttcctagtagctctcaatgaattactaggtgccGACTCCAatgaacgaattcaaagcaagcgcaacaacgagaaaaatcgccagctgATGCCGCATGCGGATTTTTCTGACGTGCGACAaatgtaaaaggaaaaaaacacagCAGAAACGAAATGAAGGATGTGATGACATCTGCTTATGGCTGGGGATGAGGCTGTACGATATCCCCATGTATGTTGAATAAAAAGTGGGGAGTGAACATTGATGCTTTCTGAAATTTATGTCTGTGGACCTTAGTTTTGTATTGACTAGTGTAACTGATCTTGGTTTTAGAACTGGAACCTGTTTTCACAATCTAGGATTTCGGAGACACTGTCTTCTGCTATTGGATCCAATTTTCTTTAAACATGTTCATGCATATGGTTTAGGGTTTATAAATCTTGACCTCAAGGTATATTATCATAATGAAAGAAATGCTGTCCGAAACCACTAATCACTCATTAATTGCTTTAAACAAATGGGAATGGACACTTGTACACTAAAATGGTgtgctgacacgaccaaaagcttgatgtcttctcccaagtgcaggagtgtcgaagtaataaataacccggcaagaccggggtcgaaccacagagaggttaattgtataaattataaataacaagacaacaacaacaacaacaacaacaacaacaacaacagtaataatactaataatactcagtacgtggcgttgttatacctgagaatgatctaaaagatcgggtcacaggtttccagcctatatactgagtttatgaaaagatcaaagatatatattatataatatagacagaatgtaaataataacaataataataataataaaagcagaagatgaagaaattaatgagaactttgagatgaaagattaacgtaaggattaaacaatgataaaaacaaatgtcaaggttagaggatccactaatggtacttcaaacaagtataatataaactcttattactcaattggaaaccacacataaaggaggttccaatcagattataaattgttaacatgattacattagttatcttattcgaataaagctaatacttgtaaatgttggcaggcgttcatgattataacttatgttaacaacaaatcaagtccctttcatagctcaggtgtcggttataccatacagtatgggctatgaaagtaccaagtatttgttgtaccaagtgttatacaacataaatctagattaaccatttaacaagcaaagtattaaaagtgaacaagataacaaatataaaacatgttagtatccatcgttaaggttcatgttaagtttatattatacttattcttacaccattagtgtgcccttttcaccttgacataattaacttagctaaacataatgaaagaaagaaacataaataaacaagataagaacataaatgagaaagaagttaactaagtaaaagaaaggaaatgaagtgcataaacttgatattaatgaaagcaagacataagcaatacaaagagagaaagcaagagcatgatcttgatctgaacaccaagatgccttaatacatggtaagtgcctccttttataggccaaaatttggaactattgatttgttgactaattgatgagtgggtggccacatcttgactttggtgacaatccttatcttcttgtctgaacaaaacgtcattgctaacatcataatttgcccagaatcctcaggaatgttctaggaaattgtcttagctttccaacaaaaaaaagatgaggtcatttggacttctagaactcaagatatgggctgaacactaaatagtgtctgggctgcaggacagcttcggacttcttcgttgttccttcaatttggacttcaaaacggccttcttagatcttgggctcctcatgaaagttgtaggcctttgtcttacctttccatccatataaaatggacctaaatccgagatctagagctccagatatgatccaattaccgagcaatgttccggtttggactgcaccgacatctcttttctaagtttggccatctctttgtcctttaactttcaatgcttaaactcatcaatcaatccttttatttatgtgatagtcctgcatttaaaatgagcatttaccataaattaaggtatcttataatatcaaacttgttattataaaacatgctttagttaaggagttattgatacttcaagtgcaaaatgatgatataaaaccttgataaacatgcacttttaagtactaatcacaccccccaaccagcttattactagtccctagtaatctaaagcgttgaaatagagaaacaatttgcaagttccacaaagcaaggcattcatcattcaacttccattaatctatccagataaacaaactctcattaaatttatattcctgcttcatacttcgtaaacaagatattaataaaccttctttttgtgtgctcaatgaaaacatagatgatggggcttttgttggaagaaaacaatattatgttcaaatgtttaaggtgaacttccttgggttgggattttttttttttttttttttttctctttttttttctttttattttctttttatttatatacacatacaacttaaaacacaatgtatctttaacccatgtaacgagttttaggctaatgactcccagaccagttggtcttagggcattaggtgttgagacacccctacgagcttaacaactcgggttgcagatactgatacgtagatagtgcaatgtttgattcccttaagcttttctccttaacccatgtaacaagctttgggccaatagctcccaagtcagttgactttagggtattaggtgttaaaacaccccttcgggcttaattgcttaggttagggaggctacgaaaccaaacttatccacgttttattatcatcaatactatctctttttttttttttttcttttttttttctttgcaaattatatactatccttttcccttagttgttaccttcaacaaaagaacataattaatgtaataatccaatgtgcaacccacaatcatatgttaaagtgtgtgtgtgaaaatgaaggtttaataatacttgttaaatgagtataggagcagaatcaagtgataacaatgtgagagtttgtaaacctgaatatttcaagaagtattatgatagaccttggtaatgaaacttactaagatgcgtctctagagtcaataaaattgattccatactctgccatcctaataacaattttgtcaaatggttttaataatagcaaaaacagttagcaagttagtatttttttttttttttttttaaactactaccctctccccccaaccaaaacgagacattgtcctcaatgttcgaaggtagaaagatagagtatagaagacatcacctgaaacagcgaacaatgacaaacctgaaacacacttaaacaaacataagaagtaacaaaacaaaataatatgctattaataaaaccaaaagacacaaggtttcacagatgaaggctcaaatctaatctaagctttttacggctttccttagttgaccaatctagacgactcatgcagggatcaatgacagggatgaaagattgtagttggtcaatcaattgttcagcagtagcagcagagattatgattcgttcgtgccgaagatgttagaaattcctgttccacagcttgatcaaggaaagacagcaacttatcataaaaaccattaacatttaacaaacctataggtttatggtgaatgtgcagttgggcccaagatgaaatatgaaagatctcttccaatgtgcccagaccacctggtaaggcaatgaaggcatcagcatggttaaacatggtattcagtcggtcagacattgttgggacctgtagttcctctccaattgtttttccaatgatgtccccagttgctaaagctttggggacaacccccaaaacttgactgcctcctaaaaatgcagccattgacacacctcccattaacccaaggctgcctcccccatacactaaatgaatctttctctcagctagtacccgaccaagatgatttgctgattctaaaaactctttttctttcccagaactggatccaccgaaaacacaaatatttcttatatgatgacttgaggaacctgccatttctacacacttctatatttgatgaatatatgggatgagtagaaatgaagggaaggaagagaagaatttatagatgaaaaagtgaaaatgcaatcataccacctatatgtaggccagctgtagtctcacaaactctctctctctctctctctttattaaaaaagcatgtatgtac
This genomic interval from Populus alba chromosome 1, ASM523922v2, whole genome shotgun sequence contains the following:
- the LOC118063019 gene encoding homeobox-leucine zipper protein MERISTEM L1 codes for the protein MNIFQMDMSESEETSQVQEISSDEEMMRPDITDESSVNGDGYSTDSDYSEIDDTENTESSVEGLEEMKRTTDEELGFDHEINPQDDNMIQNNGYVPFNSDNCQSPQISPRSEVESVSFTNMPLEINDRASDLLMAVSVGSDANKKKINEMAVSAMDELVRKSLAGEPLWQHRQDCDLETLNEGEYIREFRPFDASLGELMRIIEMEDPQNLANLYESNANTNGTQHKPMFQQDAEKNFLQTEASRHIGFVRMDATSLVECLMDVKQWSSVFSNIVSRTTVLGVLSRGVAGNYNETLQVMKAEFHMPTPLVNIRESQFARYCKQIGPGTWGVVDVSLDSLFPYPLVIFRRRPSGCLIVEMPDGYSKVIWVEHVEVDNKFVHRMFWPIVLPGFAFSAMRWVASIVRHCEPVGNIISNSFDSATIPRNGKTSVLRLARRMMRSFYHDNSASTDNLWVRIYLCDGGDFRLMIKTIYALNGSPSSTLVFTTSLWVPAPPKRVFDFLRHGDSRNKWDLLARGYAVQEIMHIIKGESPENRVSIVQVNSAPNQIEILYLQESYSHPTGSYVVYAPIDILTMGMMLGGGNSDLVNILPSGFVIHPDGPLRNGEETRGSLLTLAFHIMDGSSTEDYLPAADSVNTIQKILTETATLIKTALLSDNL